DNA from Synechococcus sp. CBW1108:
TCACTGGTGATCAGCAGCTTGCGGTAGAGCTGGGTTCCAAGCTCCAAAAGCATGGCACCGCAATGGATCATCTGATCAATTGCTCTGAGGTTTCTCCGGATCTCGTTGAGCTGAAAGCGCTTGACTTCACGGATCTCGGCGCATTTGGGCTTTTTCTTCTTGATGATCGCCAGAAACCGATTCCGAGCTTTATCCCGGTTGCAGCGGGGTTTACGATTGATCTTTCCCTGCAACTGCTTGAACAGTTCGTCGATGATCTTCTCAGTGGCCTCTCTCGCTTCGTTGAGCAACCTCAGATCTACTGGGTAGGGAATGTCATCAGGCACGCAGGTTGCATCAAGAATCAGAGTACCCCAGTTACTTTCAGGATCCAACGTTGCAGGCTTCACCCCTAGCGCTTCGTCGATGGCAGCAAGCTGTTGCTCCTCTTCTTGTTCGCTATCATCCTCCTCCGCCGAAACCAGCATCTCTTTAATCATCGCAATGCCATTGGCCTTGGTCATGTCATTGCAGATCTTGATCAGATCAGGGCCAATGCGCTTACGAAAATGCACCATCATCGATGGATCAAACGGGGGCATTGCCTGGTATGCACTCAAGCCAATGAAAAATTGTAGATACGGTGATTCCGTGATCAGCTGAACTGTTTCGCGGTCTGTCACTCCCAGGCGTTGCTGGATGTACAGCGCACCGAACGCCATCTGAAACGGCTTGGCCGGTGCTCCTGTCTTGGCACTGAATTGGGGTGCATACTGGCTTTCCAGCGGCATCCATGGAATCAGGTTACGAAGCAGAAGCCAGCGATTATTAGGATCTAGTTTGCCGCCGAAGGGCGTGTAAAACTCCTCGATCGATAGCTGACCTGCGTGCTGAAAAACGTACATTGGCGTGTCAGCAGATTGTTCTAAGCCAGGAATGGCTCCATTAGGCTCATTTTAACGTGAGACCATCCCTGGAATCAACTGCGGCGCAATGGATATCGGTTCCTCAGCAAGCCCTACCTATCAGGCCGAAGCCCTGCTGCAAGCCGACCTGCAGGGATTGGCAGAGGCCCAGGCCCAGCATGAAATCGCCCTCAGTGCACTGGCCCGCGTGCTGAATCTGGCGGCCGAATCCCGCGTCGAACCCGCTGACCCCCTCCAGACGGATCCGGCTTGGGGCCACAGCTTGGGCGACAGCCTCAGCAAAGCCGTGGAGCAGCGCCCTGCCCTGGAAAGCCTTTCGCAACTCCAGCAGGCCCAGCAAGCCAACGTGCAATTGGCCCGAGCTGGACGGTTGCCCAGCGTCGGCCTTCTGGTGGGAGGGGGCATCAGCGGCAACTGGCTCAATGTTCCAAATCTCAGCACTACCCCCTCTGTCAGCAGCAGTGGCGCTGGCGTGACTTTGCCAACCGTCAACACGAGCGGCAATGCCTCGGGCAGCTTCGTCGACTGGGGGGCCGCCATCAGCGTGCGCCAGCCCATCTTTGACGGAGGCCTCAGCCGCGAGTCGATTGCCCTGGCCCAGCGCCGTGCGGCCCAGGCGGAGATCGCCCTTCAGCAGGCCCAGCAGGCCATCATCCAAAACGTGGAAACCTGGTTCGCCACCCACCGAGCAGCGGCCGCCCAGACCGCTGCCGCGC
Protein-coding regions in this window:
- a CDS encoding IS5 family transposase codes for the protein MYVFQHAGQLSIEEFYTPFGGKLDPNNRWLLLRNLIPWMPLESQYAPQFSAKTGAPAKPFQMAFGALYIQQRLGVTDRETVQLITESPYLQFFIGLSAYQAMPPFDPSMMVHFRKRIGPDLIKICNDMTKANGIAMIKEMLVSAEEDDSEQEEEQQLAAIDEALGVKPATLDPESNWGTLILDATCVPDDIPYPVDLRLLNEAREATEKIIDELFKQLQGKINRKPRCNRDKARNRFLAIIKKKKPKCAEIREVKRFQLNEIRRNLRAIDQMIHCGAMLLELGTQLYRKLLITSELYRQQQEMYDADSRRIDDRIVNLSKPHVRPIVRGKAGRRTEFGAKISISDDNGFVDVDRISWDNYNEANDLIARTKQYKEERGYYPARICADSIYMTS
- a CDS encoding TolC family protein is translated as MDIGSSASPTYQAEALLQADLQGLAEAQAQHEIALSALARVLNLAAESRVEPADPLQTDPAWGHSLGDSLSKAVEQRPALESLSQLQQAQQANVQLARAGRLPSVGLLVGGGISGNWLNVPNLSTTPSVSSSGAGVTLPTVNTSGNASGSFVDWGAAISVRQPIFDGGLSRESIALAQRRAAQAEIALQQAQQAIIQNVETWFATHRAAAAQTAAARAAIVAGERSVQDALLRYRAGLSSLTELLVAQRNLQVARSAEALAIYRWNLSRAGLELETGLVDDPSAGSPAG